One Lebetimonas natsushimae DNA segment encodes these proteins:
- a CDS encoding 4Fe-4S dicluster domain-containing protein translates to MANKFIFADPKKCIGCLNCELACAAKHMNISFEEAYDLALNGEVELIHRNTVIEMNGLTAPMQCMQCEDAPCVEACPIDIIRYENNYVKIYESDCIGCRSCAMVCPFGAITMAKSNSTNVTGLVAIKCDLCGGEEGKQACVNICPTDAIELIDYNEYKRRKQENAFERLHQDA, encoded by the coding sequence ATGGCTAATAAGTTTATTTTTGCAGATCCAAAAAAATGTATAGGTTGTTTAAACTGTGAGCTTGCTTGTGCAGCAAAACATATGAATATTTCTTTTGAAGAAGCATATGATTTGGCACTGAATGGAGAAGTTGAATTAATTCATAGAAATACCGTTATTGAAATGAACGGATTAACCGCTCCAATGCAATGTATGCAGTGTGAAGATGCACCGTGTGTTGAAGCGTGTCCTATTGACATTATCAGATATGAAAACAATTATGTAAAAATTTATGAAAGTGATTGTATTGGTTGTAGAAGCTGTGCGATGGTCTGTCCTTTCGGTGCAATAACAATGGCTAAAAGTAATTCCACAAATGTAACAGGATTAGTTGCAATAAAATGTGATTTGTGCGGGGGAGAAGAAGGGAAACAGGCCTGTGTAAATATCTGTCCTACAGATGCGATTGAACTTATAGATTATAATGAATATAAAAGAAGAAAACAAGAAAATGCTTTTGAAAGATTACATCAAGATGCATGA
- the sdhA gene encoding succinate dehydrogenase flavoprotein subunit → MIPIYKSDVVIVGAGLAGLAAARELSRAGKNVTVLTKLHPLRSHSGAAQGGINAALADDDDVELHMFDTVKGSDYLADQDAVELMCSRAPETIRWIERMGAVFSRREDGRIAQRPFGGQSKPRACFAKDRTGLTLLQTIYEQCVREDILMLDEWYVSDILYENGKAYGVVAFNIRDLSFAIFNAKAVMFATGGYARAFKINSNAHANTGDGLSIFARKGLPLEDMEFVQFHPTGLAGSGILMSEAARGEGGRLINGLGERFMEKYAPEKMELAPRDVVSRAIMKEIIEGRGAKEDPFAVYLDLTHLGEKKIQERLPELRDLALTFLGRDMVKEPILISATAHYSMGGIPVDTNGHVKKSTDELTEGLYAAGECACVSVHGANRLGANSLLEALFFGRWVGNKIAEDLKDITFKDAKTSDAEMAIREVDFLLKNNGDERTSKIREELQELMTTKVGVFRDEKNLLAAKEKIKELRNRYKNIKLDDKSKSYNTDLQEAIELGHMLDYALFITAGAVERKESRGAHYREDYPKRDDENFLKHTFGYLENDDIKIEYAPVKITKFEPQERKY, encoded by the coding sequence ATGATACCGATTTATAAAAGCGATGTGGTTATAGTAGGGGCTGGGCTTGCTGGACTTGCGGCTGCAAGAGAACTTAGCAGGGCCGGTAAAAATGTGACGGTTCTTACAAAACTACATCCGTTGCGCTCTCATTCAGGGGCCGCACAGGGTGGAATAAACGCAGCTTTGGCTGATGATGACGATGTAGAACTCCATATGTTTGATACTGTAAAAGGAAGCGATTATTTGGCAGACCAGGATGCGGTTGAGCTTATGTGCTCACGTGCACCGGAGACGATCAGATGGATAGAAAGAATGGGTGCAGTTTTCAGCAGAAGAGAAGATGGAAGAATTGCCCAGAGGCCTTTTGGTGGGCAGAGTAAACCAAGGGCATGTTTCGCAAAAGACAGAACAGGGCTTACTCTTCTTCAGACAATTTATGAGCAGTGTGTAAGAGAAGATATTTTAATGCTTGATGAATGGTATGTTAGTGATATTTTGTATGAAAATGGTAAAGCTTACGGAGTTGTCGCTTTTAATATCAGGGATTTGAGTTTTGCCATTTTTAATGCAAAAGCCGTTATGTTTGCAACAGGAGGATATGCAAGGGCATTTAAAATAAATTCGAACGCGCATGCAAATACAGGGGACGGGCTTTCTATTTTCGCAAGAAAAGGCCTCCCGCTTGAGGATATGGAGTTTGTCCAATTCCATCCCACAGGACTTGCAGGAAGTGGTATTTTAATGAGTGAGGCCGCAAGGGGTGAGGGCGGCAGGCTTATAAACGGTCTTGGTGAGAGGTTTATGGAAAAATATGCGCCTGAAAAAATGGAACTAGCCCCTAGGGATGTGGTAAGCAGGGCTATTATGAAAGAGATTATTGAAGGCAGGGGTGCAAAAGAAGACCCGTTTGCAGTATATCTTGATTTAACACATTTAGGTGAAAAGAAAATACAAGAAAGGCTCCCGGAACTAAGAGATTTAGCCTTGACATTTTTAGGCAGGGATATGGTAAAAGAGCCTATTTTGATTTCTGCAACTGCCCATTATTCTATGGGGGGGATTCCTGTTGATACAAACGGACATGTAAAAAAATCAACCGACGAATTAACAGAGGGACTGTATGCGGCAGGTGAATGCGCGTGTGTGAGCGTTCACGGAGCTAACAGGCTGGGGGCTAATTCTTTGCTTGAAGCTCTCTTTTTTGGAAGATGGGTTGGAAATAAGATTGCTGAAGATTTAAAAGATATTACATTTAAAGATGCAAAAACAAGTGATGCTGAAATGGCAATAAGAGAAGTTGATTTTCTTTTGAAGAATAACGGAGATGAAAGAACATCTAAAATAAGGGAAGAATTACAAGAACTTATGACTACAAAAGTAGGTGTTTTCAGGGATGAAAAAAATCTGCTTGCGGCAAAAGAAAAAATAAAAGAATTAAGAAACAGATATAAAAATATAAAACTTGACGATAAATCAAAATCTTATAATACCGACTTACAGGAAGCAATAGAACTTGGTCATATGCTGGATTACGCACTCTTTATTACTGCAGGCGCAGTTGAAAGAAAAGAAAGCAGGGGTGCGCATTACAGGGAAGATTATCCAAAAAGGGATGATGAGAATTTCTTAAAACATACATTCGGATATTTGGAAAATGATGATATAAAAATTGAATATGCACCTGTAAAAATAACAAAATTTGAACCTCAAGAGAGAAAATATTAA
- a CDS encoding succinate dehydrogenase/fumarate reductase iron-sulfur subunit, producing the protein MDVTLKVYRFNPNEDEKPHYEKYTLILRDDAVLLDALNEIKWKFDGSLSYRRSCRHGICGSCAVKLNGKNVLACKTPLKKAIEDFGDVLIVEPLSKNKEKIIKDLVIDKKDFWDKNKKVKPYLIANIDEHPEKENLIKPEEVEKLEDADYCIACGCCYYACESIRANKDFLGPQALAKTYRFTADGRDEAKKERLEFVDKLGIGVWDCVKCQACIEVCPKGVDPFTKITHLHNQIFEEGVAKKNVATKHAEGFVHSIKKHGILDEGMLVLYSEGVNVARHLPEAMEMLKKGKIKFPWNMPKSEGVEEIKKLVEISQTHELKG; encoded by the coding sequence ATGGATGTTACTTTAAAAGTTTACAGATTTAATCCCAATGAAGATGAAAAACCCCATTATGAAAAATATACACTTATTTTAAGAGATGATGCGGTTTTACTTGATGCGTTGAATGAAATAAAATGGAAATTTGACGGTAGTCTTAGTTACAGAAGAAGCTGCAGACACGGGATTTGCGGAAGTTGTGCCGTTAAACTTAACGGAAAAAATGTTCTGGCATGTAAAACTCCTCTTAAAAAGGCAATTGAAGATTTCGGAGATGTTTTAATAGTTGAGCCTTTAAGTAAAAACAAAGAAAAAATTATAAAAGATTTGGTAATTGATAAAAAAGATTTCTGGGATAAAAATAAAAAAGTAAAACCATATCTAATAGCAAATATAGACGAACATCCCGAAAAAGAGAATTTGATTAAACCAGAAGAAGTTGAAAAATTAGAAGATGCAGATTATTGTATTGCATGCGGATGCTGTTATTATGCCTGTGAAAGTATAAGGGCTAATAAAGATTTTTTAGGACCTCAGGCTCTTGCTAAAACATACAGATTTACAGCAGATGGTAGAGATGAGGCTAAAAAAGAGAGGCTTGAATTTGTAGATAAACTTGGAATCGGAGTATGGGACTGTGTAAAATGCCAGGCCTGTATAGAGGTTTGTCCGAAGGGAGTAGATCCGTTTACAAAAATTACACATTTACATAATCAGATTTTTGAAGAAGGGGTGGCTAAGAAAAATGTGGCAACTAAGCATGCAGAAGGATTTGTGCATTCTATTAAAAAACACGGAATTTTGGATGAGGGAATGCTTGTATTGTATTCTGAAGGGGTTAATGTTGCAAGACATTTGCCTGAGGCTATGGAAATGCTTAAAAAAGGAAAAATAAAATTCCCTTGGAATATGCCAAAATCTGAAGGTGTGGAAGAAATTAAAAAATTAGTTGAAATATCACAAACACATGAGTTAAAGGGTTAA
- a CDS encoding competence/damage-inducible protein A — MNIFQVIIGTEILNGRREDKHFKFLRDELLKRGYELNASFIIKDDPNLMKDIFYLIKNTPDSFLFCYGGIGATPDDYTRELAAAVFTDKEMDYNRDFIKKIDEKFPHEDNSKKYPLAYWPKNAKPLWNNPINGFPGFYIDNRYFFMPGFPQMSHPMTVEALDKFFPPIKKKERYSLIAYAKESEMLDIMNKIPEYVEFSTLPKLDYTSEISFAGEKAKEIYEWFKNELEKKNIKFEECKSSNS; from the coding sequence ATGAACATTTTTCAGGTTATTATCGGTACAGAAATATTAAACGGCAGAAGAGAAGATAAACATTTTAAATTTTTAAGAGACGAACTTTTAAAAAGAGGCTATGAACTTAATGCCTCTTTTATTATAAAAGATGACCCAAACTTAATGAAAGATATATTTTATCTCATAAAAAACACTCCTGATTCTTTTCTTTTCTGCTACGGAGGAATCGGAGCAACTCCTGATGATTATACAAGGGAATTGGCAGCAGCAGTCTTTACCGATAAAGAGATGGACTACAACAGAGATTTTATAAAAAAAATCGATGAAAAATTCCCTCATGAAGACAATTCAAAAAAATATCCCCTAGCTTACTGGCCAAAAAATGCAAAGCCTCTTTGGAATAATCCAATAAACGGTTTTCCGGGATTTTATATTGATAATAGATACTTTTTTATGCCGGGATTTCCACAAATGTCGCATCCTATGACTGTTGAAGCACTTGATAAATTTTTTCCTCCTATTAAGAAAAAAGAGCGTTATAGCTTAATAGCTTATGCAAAAGAATCGGAGATGCTTGATATTATGAATAAAATTCCTGAGTATGTAGAGTTTTCAACTCTTCCAAAACTGGATTATACAAGCGAAATATCTTTTGCCGGGGAAAAAGCAAAAGAAATTTATGAATGGTTTAAAAATGAACTTGAAAAGAAAAACATAAAGTTTGAAGAATGCAAGAGCTCAAACAGTTAA
- a CDS encoding glutamate synthase subunit beta, whose product MKKHFTRVPKKIQRKRDANERINDFEPVYIEFNEEEAAEQAKRCLTCPIDILRGLNSEFEFCRTGCPLNNYIPQWIREVRRGNLEKAFELSNEKSPFPEIMGRVCPHDSLCQGSCVLSKTDHGSVAIGAIEVFISEEGFKRGYKPYYGEDKKRKKRVAVIGSGPAGMSCATFLLRGGVNVEMFEKSDRPGGLLTYGIPNFKLHKDVVFRRFKWMQDAGLKLHLNTPILTEKDFDKIVNDFDAVFIGVGAPSSRGARMENENANGVYHVMDILTHAQKRVFKDFDDCILKDKRVVVIGGGDSAMDAVRTSVRSGAKEVYCVYRRDESNMPGSKKEVINAKEEGVKFRFYTAPKAVKIDENNNVVGIICQKTELGQPDESGRRRVQIVENSNFEIPCDIIILALGFDTVKFPWYEHAGIETDKWGCPVVNERYQTTNKKVFAGGDAIRGADLVVTAARDGREAAYGILEYLGLKD is encoded by the coding sequence ATGAAAAAACATTTTACAAGGGTTCCTAAAAAGATTCAGAGAAAAAGAGATGCAAATGAGAGAATAAATGATTTTGAACCTGTGTATATTGAATTTAATGAAGAAGAGGCAGCAGAACAGGCTAAAAGATGTTTAACATGCCCTATTGATATTTTAAGAGGGCTTAACAGCGAGTTTGAATTTTGCAGAACCGGATGTCCTCTAAACAATTATATTCCACAGTGGATCAGGGAAGTAAGACGCGGAAATTTAGAAAAGGCGTTTGAGCTTAGCAATGAAAAATCACCTTTTCCAGAAATTATGGGAAGAGTTTGTCCGCATGACAGTCTGTGTCAGGGAAGCTGCGTTCTTTCTAAAACAGACCACGGAAGCGTCGCTATCGGAGCTATTGAGGTTTTTATAAGCGAAGAAGGGTTTAAAAGAGGATATAAACCTTATTACGGGGAGGATAAAAAAAGAAAAAAAAGAGTTGCTGTAATTGGAAGCGGACCTGCGGGAATGAGCTGTGCCACTTTTCTTTTAAGAGGTGGAGTAAATGTGGAAATGTTTGAAAAATCCGACAGACCCGGGGGACTTTTAACATACGGTATTCCAAATTTTAAACTTCACAAAGATGTTGTTTTTAGAAGATTCAAGTGGATGCAGGATGCCGGACTTAAACTGCATTTAAATACACCAATTTTAACCGAAAAAGATTTTGATAAAATTGTTAATGATTTTGATGCCGTGTTTATAGGTGTTGGTGCTCCAAGCAGCAGGGGCGCAAGAATGGAAAATGAAAATGCAAACGGAGTTTATCATGTTATGGATATTTTAACCCATGCCCAAAAAAGAGTGTTTAAAGATTTTGATGATTGTATATTAAAAGACAAAAGGGTAGTTGTAATCGGCGGTGGTGACAGTGCAATGGATGCGGTAAGAACAAGTGTAAGAAGCGGTGCAAAAGAGGTATACTGTGTTTACAGAAGAGATGAATCCAATATGCCTGGAAGTAAAAAAGAAGTTATAAATGCTAAAGAAGAAGGGGTTAAATTCAGATTTTATACAGCACCAAAAGCTGTAAAAATTGATGAAAACAATAATGTTGTAGGGATAATCTGCCAAAAAACAGAATTAGGTCAGCCTGATGAAAGTGGGAGAAGAAGGGTTCAAATTGTTGAAAATAGTAATTTTGAAATTCCTTGTGATATAATTATATTAGCGTTAGGCTTTGATACTGTTAAATTTCCTTGGTATGAGCATGCAGGAATTGAAACTGATAAATGGGGATGTCCTGTTGTAAATGAAAGATATCAGACAACTAATAAAAAAGTTTTTGCAGGTGGAGATGCGATTAGAGGCGCAGATTTGGTTGTAACTGCTGCAAGAGACGGAAGAGAAGCAGCATACGGTATATTAGAATATTTAGGATTAAAGGATTGA
- a CDS encoding adenylate kinase encodes MKKLFLIIGAPGSGKTTDAELIAERNQDKIVHYSTGDLLRAEVASGSELGQKIKSYIDNGNLVPLDIVINTIKNAIEKADKDIVLIDGFPRSVEQMKALDEMLKTTKDIDLVAVIEVEVSEDVARDRVLGRARGADDNIEVFNNRMKVFLEPLKDIEDFYEKQGKLIKINGERTIEEIVDEMEKVIKEKAGI; translated from the coding sequence ATGAAAAAACTGTTTTTAATAATTGGAGCACCGGGAAGCGGTAAAACAACAGACGCAGAGCTTATAGCTGAGAGAAATCAGGATAAAATTGTTCATTATTCAACAGGAGATTTACTAAGGGCTGAAGTTGCAAGCGGAAGCGAACTTGGTCAAAAAATCAAAAGTTATATTGATAATGGAAATTTAGTGCCGCTTGATATAGTAATTAATACTATTAAAAACGCCATTGAAAAAGCTGACAAAGACATTGTTTTAATAGACGGTTTTCCAAGAAGCGTAGAACAGATGAAAGCGCTTGATGAAATGCTAAAAACAACCAAAGATATTGATTTAGTGGCAGTTATTGAAGTGGAAGTCAGTGAAGATGTTGCAAGAGACAGAGTCTTAGGAAGAGCAAGAGGTGCAGATGATAATATTGAAGTATTTAACAATAGAATGAAAGTATTCCTAGAACCTCTTAAAGATATAGAAGACTTTTACGAAAAACAAGGTAAACTTATTAAAATAAACGGCGAGAGAACAATTGAGGAAATTGTTGATGAAATGGAAAAAGTAATAAAAGAAAAAGCAGGAATTTAA
- a CDS encoding CoB--CoM heterodisulfide reductase iron-sulfur subunit B family protein has product MKYALYTGCTAKESTPELLKSTLLVAKTLGIEIEILNEASCCGAGHLQDFDEFLSLVLNARNICLAEKRGLKMVTLCNTCQLMLENTKRKLDSDEKLKEKVNEKLGELGYKYVGNTKIQHFLYAILEDVGFEEISKHIKRPLNMKIAPFYGCHIIRPSKTHDGDNLNENPYKPNAIENLIKVLMGESVDYSTKLKCCGFHVDLQNTPVSEKLTSNILEDATKAGAEAIVTPCPLCHLNLDVKQRAIAKRENKDFNIPVLHLPEMLALAFGYSAEEIGLNHHVVDVKF; this is encoded by the coding sequence ATGAAATATGCACTTTATACAGGATGTACCGCAAAAGAATCAACACCGGAACTTTTAAAATCAACTCTTTTAGTAGCTAAAACTTTGGGTATTGAAATAGAAATTTTAAATGAGGCAAGCTGTTGCGGGGCTGGGCATCTGCAGGATTTTGATGAATTTTTATCACTCGTTTTGAATGCAAGGAATATCTGTCTTGCCGAAAAAAGAGGTCTTAAAATGGTGACTCTTTGCAATACCTGTCAGTTAATGCTTGAAAACACCAAAAGAAAACTTGATAGTGATGAAAAACTTAAAGAAAAAGTTAATGAAAAATTAGGAGAACTTGGTTATAAATATGTAGGAAATACCAAAATTCAGCATTTTTTATATGCTATTTTGGAAGATGTTGGATTTGAGGAAATTTCAAAACATATAAAAAGACCTCTTAATATGAAAATTGCCCCTTTTTACGGATGTCATATAATAAGACCTTCAAAAACGCATGACGGGGATAATTTAAATGAAAATCCTTATAAACCGAATGCAATAGAAAATCTTATAAAAGTATTAATGGGAGAGAGTGTTGATTATTCCACAAAGCTAAAATGCTGCGGTTTTCATGTTGATTTGCAAAACACGCCTGTCAGTGAAAAACTAACTTCCAATATTCTTGAAGATGCTACTAAAGCAGGTGCTGAAGCTATAGTTACTCCATGCCCTTTGTGTCATCTTAACCTTGATGTAAAACAAAGGGCCATTGCAAAAAGAGAAAATAAAGATTTTAATATCCCAGTTTTGCATTTGCCTGAGATGTTAGCTCTTGCATTTGGATATTCGGCAGAAGAGATTGGCCTAAATCATCACGTAGTTGATGTAAAATTTTAG
- a CDS encoding hydrogenase maturation nickel metallochaperone HypA: MKDYIKMHELSIVQSMMKIIEKHAKNREVERLVVKIGKMSGIEPYFLKESFDFFKEGTVCANAEMEIIEVNIKIKCFECGSESEIKGFDFHCPVCGSEKTKIISGEEMHIEYIELKE; this comes from the coding sequence TTGAAAGATTACATCAAGATGCATGAACTCTCAATCGTTCAGTCTATGATGAAAATTATTGAAAAACATGCAAAAAACAGAGAAGTTGAAAGACTTGTGGTAAAAATAGGAAAAATGAGCGGAATAGAACCGTATTTTTTAAAAGAGAGTTTTGATTTTTTTAAAGAAGGCACTGTTTGTGCAAATGCCGAAATGGAAATAATAGAAGTTAATATAAAAATAAAATGTTTTGAGTGCGGAAGTGAGAGTGAAATAAAAGGTTTTGATTTCCACTGTCCCGTGTGTGGAAGTGAAAAAACAAAGATAATAAGCGGAGAAGAAATGCATATAGAATATATTGAATTAAAGGAGTAG
- a CDS encoding response regulator transcription factor: MQELKQLNVLFVEDDELVRDAFTLLVENLFKNFYTAKDSYEALEIYKKHNIDLVITDIKMPKLSGLDLASIIKKENKEQIILVITAFSDMDYMKKAIDIGIDGYLTKPVFKESLFKTLKKFANIIIERKKSQEYLIILKNLIEEKNYPVCISKNNQIIISNQIFKNIFSEIDNLEEFEEKYNIEFDFSKEKTETISNKKFLIKAAPFSDSYYKIEFKEADVL, translated from the coding sequence ATGCAAGAGCTCAAACAGTTAAATGTTTTATTTGTAGAAGATGACGAATTAGTTAGAGATGCCTTTACATTACTAGTGGAAAATCTTTTTAAAAATTTTTATACAGCAAAAGACTCATATGAAGCACTTGAAATTTATAAAAAACATAACATTGATTTGGTAATTACAGATATAAAAATGCCAAAACTCTCAGGGCTTGATCTTGCCTCGATTATAAAAAAAGAAAACAAAGAACAGATTATTTTGGTTATTACAGCTTTTTCTGACATGGATTATATGAAAAAAGCCATTGATATAGGAATAGACGGTTATCTTACAAAGCCAGTATTTAAAGAAAGCCTATTTAAAACATTAAAAAAGTTTGCGAATATTATTATTGAGAGAAAAAAATCACAGGAGTATTTAATTATATTAAAAAACCTGATTGAAGAAAAAAATTACCCTGTATGTATTTCAAAAAACAATCAAATTATTATATCTAATCAAATTTTTAAAAATATTTTTAGTGAAATTGATAATTTAGAAGAATTTGAAGAAAAATACAATATTGAATTTGATTTTAGCAAAGAAAAAACAGAAACAATTAGCAATAAAAAATTTTTAATTAAAGCCGCACCATTTTCAGACAGTTACTATAAAATAGAATTTAAGGAAGCAGATGTTTTATGA
- a CDS encoding adenylate kinase, with protein MFYDLLILTSVVIVFMSFYNLYKAAKIEKNLDNYLFIITSQKNYYIGAVIFSLAMLIIAAYQALPYGIDKKIFSIILFFLAVFLLSLSHFIYYYSAKKKLNDYKEYFKQFEIDLNNKCEKMMLKYIYSKEKDLAKVKEIFKINKELCKDKK; from the coding sequence ATGTTTTATGATTTATTGATTCTTACAAGTGTAGTTATTGTATTTATGAGTTTTTACAACTTATATAAAGCCGCAAAAATTGAAAAAAATCTTGACAACTATCTTTTCATTATAACATCCCAAAAAAATTATTATATAGGTGCTGTGATTTTTTCACTCGCAATGCTAATAATTGCGGCATATCAGGCATTGCCTTACGGAATTGATAAAAAAATTTTTTCAATAATTTTATTTTTTCTGGCAGTATTTTTATTATCACTTTCACATTTTATTTATTATTATTCAGCTAAAAAAAAGCTGAATGATTACAAAGAATACTTTAAACAGTTTGAAATAGATTTAAACAATAAATGCGAAAAAATGATGTTAAAATATATATATTCAAAAGAAAAAGATTTAGCAAAAGTAAAAGAAATATTTAAAATTAATAAAGAATTGTGTAAAGATAAAAAATAA
- a CDS encoding NADH-quinone oxidoreductase subunit C, with product MKETLKQKIIAELKNRITGDFDLRDEKDAKGNIQIWLKLFNRKDILHVAQVIKDFGGRCVIISAYKKDDHHVLVYHLDIDGILINVEVELFDNTVDSITPILDSANWTEREFKEMFGIKLVGHPNPKRLFLDESIAEGILGEYMPLSQAMNGAATCCMWEKIESERHKNEH from the coding sequence ATGAAAGAAACATTAAAACAAAAGATTATTGCTGAATTAAAAAACAGAATTACGGGTGATTTTGATTTAAGAGATGAAAAAGATGCAAAAGGTAATATTCAAATCTGGTTGAAACTTTTTAACCGAAAAGACATTTTACATGTTGCCCAGGTTATTAAAGATTTTGGTGGAAGATGTGTGATTATAAGCGCATATAAAAAAGATGACCATCATGTGCTTGTGTATCATTTGGATATTGACGGAATACTTATTAATGTCGAAGTGGAACTTTTTGATAATACAGTTGATTCAATAACACCTATTTTAGACAGTGCCAATTGGACTGAAAGGGAATTTAAAGAGATGTTCGGAATAAAACTTGTAGGACATCCAAATCCAAAAAGACTGTTTCTTGATGAAAGTATAGCTGAGGGAATACTTGGGGAGTATATGCCACTTTCACAAGCTATGAATGGTGCGGCAACATGTTGTATGTGGGAAAAAATTGAAAGTGAAAGGCATAAAAATGAGCACTAA
- a CDS encoding nickel-dependent hydrogenase large subunit, protein MSTKIPIGPFHIGLEEPIYFKIDLEGETVKNVDMINGFVHRGIEYLAMQKNFFQNLILTERVCSLCSNNHPFTYVMAVEKIAGIEVSRRANYLRVVADEVKRIASHMFNLSMLAHLIGFHSLMTQTMEAREIMQDIKESIWGNRMDMSANTISGVKYDLDEGQIEYILKRLDELEPQVDEIIDIYFNHKIVKARTVGVGVLPKEDALRLGVTGPTARGSGVNNDVRVKAPYAAYDELKVNVILEEGGDVHARTKVRWREVKESIRLVREAITNLPEGPVVLDKRPHIPAGEAVTRSEAPRGELIYYLKTNGAQKPERMRWRVPTYMNWEALRVMIPGNKLSDVAVIFNSIDPCISCTER, encoded by the coding sequence ATGAGCACTAAAATACCTATTGGTCCGTTTCATATAGGACTTGAAGAACCTATATATTTTAAAATTGATTTAGAAGGTGAAACTGTAAAAAACGTTGATATGATAAACGGTTTTGTACACAGGGGAATCGAGTATCTTGCAATGCAGAAAAACTTTTTTCAAAATCTGATTTTAACTGAGAGGGTTTGTTCGCTGTGTTCTAACAACCATCCTTTCACATATGTAATGGCTGTAGAAAAAATAGCCGGTATTGAAGTTAGCAGAAGGGCTAATTACTTAAGGGTTGTGGCTGATGAAGTAAAAAGAATAGCATCACATATGTTTAATTTAAGCATGCTTGCCCATTTAATTGGTTTTCATTCTTTAATGACCCAGACAATGGAGGCAAGGGAAATTATGCAGGATATTAAAGAATCAATCTGGGGTAACAGAATGGATATGAGTGCCAATACCATAAGCGGTGTTAAGTATGATTTGGATGAAGGTCAGATTGAATATATTTTGAAAAGGCTTGACGAACTTGAACCCCAGGTTGATGAAATAATTGATATTTATTTTAATCATAAAATTGTAAAAGCAAGAACCGTGGGGGTTGGAGTTTTACCAAAAGAGGACGCTTTACGTCTTGGTGTTACAGGACCGACTGCCAGGGGTAGCGGTGTTAATAATGATGTGAGGGTAAAAGCCCCTTATGCCGCCTATGACGAATTAAAAGTAAATGTTATCTTAGAAGAAGGCGGTGATGTGCATGCGAGAACAAAGGTTAGATGGAGAGAGGTAAAAGAGTCAATAAGACTTGTAAGAGAGGCAATTACAAATCTGCCAGAAGGTCCTGTTGTGCTTGATAAAAGACCACATATTCCGGCAGGTGAAGCCGTTACCAGGTCTGAAGCCCCAAGAGGGGAGCTTATTTATTATCTTAAAACCAACGGTGCTCAAAAACCGGAGAGAATGAGATGGAGGGTTCCGACATATATGAACTGGGAAGCACTGAGGGTTATGATTCCAGGCAATAAATTAAGTGATGTTGCGGTTATTTTCAACAGTATTGACCCTTGTATTTCATGTACAGAAAGATAA
- a CDS encoding ferrous iron transport protein A: MTKLSELKNGEVFKIIDFDHSCGNFKYRLQDLGIHKGQMGQIINKSLFGPVEIDIEGRKIAIGRGMSKKIYVKKFECPALKW; the protein is encoded by the coding sequence ATGACTAAATTAAGCGAACTTAAAAACGGGGAAGTTTTTAAAATTATAGATTTTGACCATTCATGCGGCAATTTTAAATACAGACTGCAGGATTTGGGTATTCATAAAGGCCAGATGGGACAAATTATCAATAAATCCCTTTTTGGCCCGGTTGAAATAGACATAGAAGGAAGAAAAATTGCAATCGGTAGAGGAATGAGTAAAAAAATTTATGTTAAAAAATTTGAATGTCCTGCATTAAAATGGTAA